In the Brassica napus cultivar Da-Ae chromosome A7, Da-Ae, whole genome shotgun sequence genome, one interval contains:
- the LOC106354289 gene encoding probable inactive serine/threonine-protein kinase fnkC has protein sequence MYTEEKKKDKNYGSIFAYCVLCFVLIVEVARFAKPYYGNLQNLMETEALVVEEGFVDVMNSGKLPCPFKTSRSASARSHEKLSGLIRREDRARPPSSYCVKFQNFATMAKLVKDNGDKYESRPFSVGGYNWTLLIYPNENKPVGSGGYVSMYVRIDNSSLIANPHDVYAEITFLTYKSTIDRYHFLQETDAQRFHLFKQQYGQLNFLEIGYYKDPGHGFIFDGGQSVFGVDILVANPFEKWEVFSYEENIRDPLFNWKLTKFSTCNLDYYTSGSFSSGGRDWVLKVYPNGVGHATGNSLSLFLLSASNEKGYVKAKLRVIDQIRSNNLEKQVDGWPNATENGWGFEKFISFADLKDSTKGFLADDAIKFEVEILSFSKTDTL, from the exons atgtatacagaggaaaagaagaaagaCAAAAACTATGGCTCAATCTTTGCCTACTGCGTCCTCTGCTTCGTACTCATCGTGGAAGTTGCAAGATTCGCTAAACCTTATTACGGCAACCTTCAGAACCTAATGGAGACGGAAGCACTAGTAGTAGAAGAAGGATTCGTGGACGTGATGAACTCAGGGAAACTCCCATGTCCCTTCAAGACATCTCGCTCTGCCTCTGCTAGGAGTCACGAGAAGCTCTCGGGACTAATAAGACGAGAGGATAGAGCTCGTCCTCCATCTTCGTACTGCGTGAAGTTTCAGAACTTTGCAACTATGGCGAAACTGGTCAAAGACAATGGTGACAAGTACGAGTCACGTCCTTTCTCCGTCGGTGGATACAACTG GACATTACTAATCTACCCTAACGAGAACAAGCCAGTGGGCTCGGGTGGATACGTTTCGATGTACGTGAGAATCGATAACTCAAGCCTCATAGCCAACCCACACGATGTGTATGCAGAGATCACATTCCTCACATATAAAAGCACTATCGACAGATACCATTTTCTTCAGG AGACTGATGCGCAGAGATTTCACTTGTTTAAACAACAGTATGGACAGCTAAACTTTCTTGAGATTGGTTACTACAAAGATCCAGGCCATGGATTCATTTTCGACGGTGGACAAAGTGTGTTTGGTGTTGACATCCTCGTTGCTAACCCCTTTGAGAAGTGGGAAGTTTTCTCTTACGAAGAAAACATTCGTGACCCGCTTTTCAACTGGAAGCTCACTAAGTTCTCTACATGTAATCTTGACTATTACACTTCTGGTTCGTTTTCTTCTGGAGGAAGAGACTG GGTATTGAAAGTGTATCCAAATGGAGTTGGGCATGCAACGGGGAATTCGTTGTCACTCTTTTTGTTAAGTGCCTCAAATGAAAAGGGTTACGTGAAAGCCAAGTTACGAGTTATTGACCAGATTCGGTCCAACAATTTGGAGAAACAAG TGGATGGATGGCCTAACGCAACAGAAAATGGATGGGGATTTGAGAAGTTTATATCTTTCGCAGATCTCAAAGACTCAACCAAAGGTTTCCTTGCTGATGACGCCATCAAGTTTGAAGTCGAGATCTTGTCCTTCTCTAAAACCGACACTCTCTAA